Part of the bacterium genome, GCCGTGAACTCTTCGGCGATGGATTCGTGCACGTAGATGCGCTGCACGGAGATGCACACCTGGCCGCTATGAGAGAAGCTGCCCATGACGCAGCGCGAAACGGCGAGATCCAGATCCGTGCCCGGCTCGATCACGACCGCCGAGTTGCTGCCCAGTTCCAGAGTCACCCGCTTCAGGCCAGCCTTGGCGCGAATCGCAAGTCCGACCTCGCGGCTGCCGGTGAAGGTGATCATGGCCACATGAGGGCTATTCACCAGGGCGTCGCCAACCAGCGCTCCCGAGCCTGTAACCACGTTGTATGCGCCCGCCGGAGCGCCCGCTTCTTCCATCACCCGCGCGAAGCGCAAAGCGCTGAGCGGCGTTGTGCTGGCCGGCTTATGGATGACAGAGTTGCCGGCCGCCAGCGCCGGGCCTACCTTGTGCATCATCAGGTTGAATGGTACGTTGAATGGCGTAATGGCGCCAATCACGCCCAGCGGTTCGCGCAGGGTCATTGCCATGCGGCCCTTGCCGATCGGCGCGGCGTCCATGGGAATCACCTCGCCGCGCATGTTGCGGGCAACTTCTGCCGAGGCGATCATGGTCTGCAAGGTCCGCTCGGCTTCGCCGCGCGCTTCCTTTACCGGCTTGCCGGTCTCGTAGCAGATCAGCTTTGCGAAATCCGCGACATCACGCTTAACGATCTCCATCATACGGACCAGTAGATCCGCACGCTCGAAGTTCGTGAGGCGCTTCATGGACGCCGCGCCCTTTCGGGCTGCCTGAATCGCCTGCTCCATCACGGCGGAATCCGCCATGTAGTAGGCGCCGACAGGGCTTCCGTCGTACGGCAGTCCAACCGTTTGCTGGTTCGCTGTCCGTACCCATTCTCCACCGATGTACATCGGAAGCGCTTCTATTTGCGCAGGACTAGTCATTTGTTTTTCTCCCAATATCACGAAGAGCCGGCCTGGTAAAGCCCGCATGCGGCATCACCGCAATCCGGCCCGGAGTAATTTGCTGAATTAATTCGAAAAGGCGTATCTTATGCTCCTCGCGGAGCACCGCCTGGAATCCGCATTGCTTCACGATACGCGCATCCAGGTTCGTTACCAGGTGCGCGTCGTAGCGTTTTCCGATGCGCGCCAGCCAGAGCGCTTTGTGGCCGCCCACCACAAAATTCTGTTCCAGCGCACTCTCCATCTCGACTTCACTGGTGTAGGTCTCGAGATAATGCTCCAACTTCGCGCTGCCCAGCCCGTCTGCACATTCCGCGTAGTAGTAGAGCGTCCCGCCGGGACGAAGCGCCGCGCAAGCATTCTCCATGCCCTTGTGGGCCTGACGCAAGTCGATGTCCAGAGGCGCGCCGCCCGCCGATGCAATCACCATGTCGTAAGGACGGTCGATATAGGTCCTGAGCAGGCGATCCGCCGCGCGGCAGCCCTCCAGGTGGGCCTGCTCGACGTCGCCCGCAGCTACGTACAGAAGCTTGCCCGCCGGACTCAGAACCACGTTGACCACGAAATCCGGCCCAACCATCCGGCTTCCTTCCAGCATGTCTTCGTGCGCCGGATTGCCGTCCAGTATGCCCGCTCCGCAGCGC contains:
- a CDS encoding aldehyde dehydrogenase family protein, coding for MTSPAQIEALPMYIGGEWVRTANQQTVGLPYDGSPVGAYYMADSAVMEQAIQAARKGAASMKRLTNFERADLLVRMMEIVKRDVADFAKLICYETGKPVKEARGEAERTLQTMIASAEVARNMRGEVIPMDAAPIGKGRMAMTLREPLGVIGAITPFNVPFNLMMHKVGPALAAGNSVIHKPASTTPLSALRFARVMEEAGAPAGAYNVVTGSGALVGDALVNSPHVAMITFTGSREVGLAIRAKAGLKRVTLELGSNSAVVIEPGTDLDLAVSRCVMGSFSHSGQVCISVQRIYVHESIAEEFTA
- the larA gene encoding nickel-dependent lactate racemase, which gives rise to MPSIFLPFGATAFQLPVEADLLAPPETPALDDEAGAILQALDHPTACEPLASLVKPGETVVIIVNDITRLARSDMFLPPIVDTLNRGGVPDGDISIVFALGTHRAQTEAEMRAIVGAGIARRIRMYDHDGDDDANLVDVGTTSFGNRVEINRRVFEADRIILTGEIIFHQIAGYSGGRKSLLPGVAGNRTTTFNHRMVLDPRCGAGILDGNPAHEDMLEGSRMVGPDFVVNVVLSPAGKLLYVAAGDVEQAHLEGCRAADRLLRTYIDRPYDMVIASAGGAPLDIDLRQAHKGMENACAALRPGGTLYYYAECADGLGSAKLEHYLETYTSEVEMESALEQNFVVGGHKALWLARIGKRYDAHLVTNLDARIVKQCGFQAVLREEHKIRLFELIQQITPGRIAVMPHAGFTRPALRDIGRKTND